One Candidatus Margulisiibacteriota bacterium DNA segment encodes these proteins:
- a CDS encoding HdeD family acid-resistance protein, whose translation MAEMRTNINWLLGVNGIVAIIFGLAALFFPGIALVSLVFFFGLFAVISGIVHLFGSLRNRAYYPQWGTRLFEGILSIAIGLAVMSFPGLTVGLFLVAVALWALVTGIFALVNASRFSEHRGLNIFSGIVSLIFAGLIFTNPFAGIVATSWLIGIYALILGVTLISVAATTAELSEYDMREREKREGNKIEIHKKAA comes from the coding sequence ATGGCTGAGATGAGAACAAATATTAACTGGTTGTTGGGTGTTAATGGTATTGTTGCCATCATTTTCGGATTGGCAGCTCTTTTCTTTCCAGGTATTGCATTGGTTTCGTTAGTCTTTTTCTTCGGACTTTTTGCAGTTATCAGCGGTATAGTCCATCTGTTCGGCAGCTTAAGGAACAGAGCATACTATCCACAATGGGGAACAAGACTCTTTGAAGGAATTTTAAGTATAGCAATTGGTCTGGCAGTTATGTCGTTCCCTGGGCTTACGGTTGGATTATTCTTAGTTGCTGTTGCTCTTTGGGCACTCGTTACAGGAATTTTTGCATTGGTTAATGCAAGCAGGTTTAGTGAACACAGAGGCTTAAACATTTTCAGTGGAATAGTTTCTCTTATCTTCGCAGGATTAATATTTACCAATCCTTTTGCAGGAATAGTTGCCACATCATGGCTTATTGGAATATATGCCTTGATACTTGGCGTTACGCTTATATCTGTTGCCGCTACAACTGCTGAGCTCTCAGAGTACGATATGAGAGAGAGAGAAAAGAGGGAAGGGAATAAGATAGAAATACACAAGAAAGCTGCATAA
- a CDS encoding sigma-54-dependent Fis family transcriptional regulator, whose translation MEDAIREVKEMQTLYEISMALSASLNLNESINKIFSILDSKMGMSRGTLTLLNKLTNEISIEIAHGLADEAKKRGKYMVGEGITGKVIEKGDPAVIPLIGKEPLFLNKTRSRGDIKRNDISFICVPIKIGNEIIGAISVDKLFENNIAPTEDVRLLSIIASMIAQAVKLKRLIEEEKEKLISENIKLKEELREKYNITNIIGNSSVMHNIYENIIQVAPSNTTVLIRGESGTGKELVAHAVHYNSPRAQKPFIKINCATIPENLIESELFGHEKGAFTGANEQKKGKFEAAHGGTIFLDEIGELSTQLQVKLLRILQEREFERVGGITSVKVNVRVIAATNRDLEKEISEHRFREDLYYRLNVFPIYMPPLRERKTDVLLLAEYFLARYAEENDRKINRISTLAIDLLSSYHWPGNVRELQNCMERAVLLCNSDTIQAPHLPPTLQRIDTVENRDTLSLSQQVENFEKELIIDALQKSRGNKIKATAYLSTTERILGYKIERYEIDFKKFKR comes from the coding sequence ATGGAGGATGCCATTAGAGAAGTAAAAGAGATGCAAACCCTGTATGAGATTAGTATGGCATTATCTGCGTCGCTCAATCTCAATGAATCGATCAATAAAATATTCAGCATTCTTGATTCAAAAATGGGAATGAGCCGAGGAACACTAACCTTATTAAACAAACTGACCAACGAAATATCCATAGAGATCGCACATGGCTTGGCTGACGAAGCAAAAAAACGCGGTAAGTACATGGTAGGAGAAGGAATCACCGGAAAGGTGATCGAAAAAGGTGATCCGGCAGTAATACCACTTATAGGAAAAGAACCTCTCTTTTTAAACAAAACCCGCTCTCGGGGCGATATCAAAAGAAACGATATCTCTTTTATCTGCGTTCCAATTAAAATTGGAAACGAAATTATCGGCGCTATAAGCGTGGACAAACTTTTTGAAAACAACATTGCACCCACCGAAGATGTCAGGTTACTATCAATCATTGCTTCGATGATCGCCCAGGCGGTTAAGCTAAAAAGACTTATTGAGGAAGAGAAAGAAAAACTAATTTCGGAAAATATCAAACTCAAAGAAGAGCTTAGAGAAAAATACAACATCACAAATATCATTGGCAATAGCAGCGTAATGCATAATATCTATGAAAACATTATTCAAGTGGCCCCATCGAATACGACAGTATTAATACGTGGCGAAAGTGGAACGGGAAAAGAACTTGTAGCTCACGCCGTTCATTATAATAGCCCAAGAGCCCAGAAACCGTTCATAAAAATCAACTGCGCGACTATCCCTGAAAACCTCATAGAATCCGAGTTATTCGGTCATGAAAAAGGCGCCTTTACAGGAGCCAATGAGCAAAAAAAAGGAAAGTTCGAAGCGGCACATGGAGGTACTATTTTTTTAGACGAGATAGGTGAACTCAGCACCCAGCTACAGGTAAAACTGCTACGGATACTGCAAGAACGGGAATTTGAACGGGTAGGCGGCATAACCTCGGTTAAAGTAAATGTCCGGGTAATCGCAGCTACGAACCGGGACCTCGAAAAGGAAATCAGTGAACATCGGTTCCGCGAAGACCTTTATTACCGGCTTAATGTATTTCCTATCTATATGCCCCCGCTCAGGGAACGAAAAACAGATGTCTTGCTGTTAGCAGAATATTTCCTGGCACGCTACGCAGAAGAAAATGACAGAAAAATAAATCGGATATCTACCCTGGCAATCGATCTTTTAAGCTCGTACCATTGGCCGGGAAATGTTCGTGAACTACAAAATTGCATGGAAAGAGCCGTTCTCCTATGTAACTCCGATACAATACAAGCGCCCCACCTTCCACCGACACTGCAACGAATTGATACCGTTGAGAACAGAGATACCCTATCTCTTTCCCAGCAAGTCGAGAACTTCGAAAAAGAACTCATAATCGATGCGCTGCAAAAAAGCAGAGGGAACAAAATAAAAGCGACAGCTTATCTTTCGACAACGGAAAGGATCCTCGGGTACAAAATAGAACGTTACGAGATCGACTTTAAAAAATTTAAGAGATAA
- a CDS encoding AcrB/AcrD/AcrF family protein, giving the protein MPLLVQDIINSIQNEHIELPGGHIDGPAKQSTVRTLGEARSLAEFENIRLNSRGGQPNYAPFYLKQVADIEDGLADAQRISRANGQFALGLGILKQRGSNAVEVSKQVRDRISSLQKSLPEGIHLDIRIDTTTFIADAVHELLVTIIFSVLLTSFVCWLFLGSWSATLNVLLSIPTSVIGTFIVLKFLNFTLNTFTLMALSLAIGIVVDDAIMVLENIIRHKQQGKNRYQGALGGASEISFAAMAATFAIVALFLPVAFMSGFIGKFFFQFAITMTVAVLLSLFEALTLTPMRCSQFLQAKEHESHLGRFFDWGFEGLKKLYAGLLKKALNHRMSVIVISLIFFAISLMSVKYLRSEMVPAQDQGMFSMRVNSPAGSSLTYTDEKVKAIEAFLSEQSEIDGYFANVGGYGGGDPTVGNIFVSMKPKGQRGINKRTKKELTQQEFMNKARGQLKKQIKGCKISLQDPSMRSFSSGMSFPVEFTVRGPDWDILGKASLSLFNALEKNQSLTDLGTDYKLGMTEIDIVPDRVQASLRGVSLASIGQSIQAMIGGIKVARYESKGHRYDIIVKLPDKDRDGENIILGLNVRNNRGELIPLSQVVKVVSRPALQSITRKDRERAITIYANVKTGASQAQVISQVEATAKKILPEGYRIVLSGNAQASRESLQSLMGVLVLGILVAYMILASQFNSYSHPLSVLMALPFSVSGALLALLLFNQSMNIYSMIGLILLMGLVKKNSILLVDFTDQMRSQGKNIKDALQEACPIRLRPILMTTLATIAGAIPSALAFGPGAETRIPMAIAVIGGLVVSTLLTIFVVPCFYSLIAREKRVSEEMNISILQAEGSSLNFIPE; this is encoded by the coding sequence ATGCCTTTACTTGTACAGGATATCATCAATTCTATTCAGAATGAACATATAGAGCTCCCCGGCGGACATATTGATGGTCCTGCCAAGCAATCCACAGTTCGGACCCTGGGTGAAGCAAGATCACTCGCGGAGTTTGAAAATATCCGCCTTAACTCACGTGGAGGCCAGCCGAATTATGCACCGTTTTATTTGAAACAGGTAGCGGACATCGAGGATGGTCTGGCTGATGCCCAGCGAATAAGCCGGGCAAATGGCCAGTTTGCTCTCGGTCTAGGTATCCTTAAGCAGCGAGGATCAAACGCAGTAGAGGTCAGTAAGCAGGTTCGTGACCGTATCAGCAGCCTTCAAAAAAGTCTACCGGAAGGTATCCATCTTGATATCCGCATTGATACAACTACATTCATCGCAGATGCAGTTCACGAATTATTAGTAACGATAATCTTTTCTGTTTTATTAACTTCATTTGTTTGCTGGCTGTTTTTAGGTTCCTGGTCAGCAACTCTGAATGTCCTGTTATCCATTCCAACTTCGGTTATCGGAACCTTTATTGTCCTTAAATTTTTAAATTTCACGCTGAATACTTTCACGTTGATGGCATTGAGTCTGGCTATTGGTATTGTTGTTGATGATGCGATTATGGTGCTGGAAAATATCATCCGGCATAAGCAACAAGGAAAAAATCGTTACCAGGGAGCACTTGGTGGCGCTAGCGAAATATCGTTCGCAGCTATGGCGGCAACCTTTGCTATCGTTGCGTTATTTTTACCCGTTGCTTTTATGTCCGGATTTATCGGTAAATTCTTTTTCCAGTTTGCGATAACGATGACCGTGGCAGTACTACTATCACTATTTGAGGCATTAACGCTAACTCCGATGCGCTGTTCACAGTTTCTCCAGGCAAAAGAGCATGAATCTCATCTTGGAAGATTTTTTGACTGGGGATTTGAGGGATTAAAAAAGCTTTATGCAGGGCTTTTAAAAAAAGCGCTAAATCATCGAATGTCAGTAATCGTTATATCTTTAATATTTTTCGCGATAAGCTTGATGAGTGTGAAATATCTGCGGAGTGAGATGGTTCCGGCGCAAGATCAGGGTATGTTTTCAATGCGTGTAAACTCACCGGCAGGCTCGTCGCTTACTTATACCGATGAGAAAGTAAAAGCTATCGAAGCTTTTTTGTCAGAACAATCGGAAATTGACGGTTATTTTGCTAATGTCGGCGGATACGGCGGCGGTGATCCTACTGTGGGTAATATTTTTGTGAGCATGAAGCCGAAAGGGCAGCGGGGAATAAATAAACGAACAAAAAAAGAATTAACGCAGCAGGAATTCATGAATAAGGCCAGAGGTCAGCTCAAGAAACAGATAAAAGGATGTAAGATCTCGTTGCAGGACCCTTCCATGCGCAGCTTTTCCAGCGGTATGAGTTTTCCGGTAGAGTTCACTGTGCGAGGTCCGGACTGGGATATTCTCGGCAAAGCTTCTTTATCGTTGTTTAATGCGCTTGAAAAAAATCAGTCACTAACCGATCTGGGAACCGACTACAAACTGGGTATGACAGAAATAGACATAGTTCCTGACCGGGTACAGGCGTCATTGCGAGGTGTAAGTTTGGCTTCTATAGGACAATCAATCCAGGCGATGATTGGCGGCATCAAAGTAGCACGTTATGAATCGAAAGGGCATCGTTATGATATTATTGTGAAATTGCCGGATAAAGATCGCGACGGGGAAAACATCATTCTGGGCTTGAATGTCCGCAATAACCGTGGTGAACTGATCCCGTTATCCCAGGTGGTCAAGGTTGTTTCCCGTCCGGCGCTTCAGAGTATCACGCGAAAAGACCGTGAGCGGGCAATAACCATTTACGCTAATGTTAAAACCGGGGCTTCCCAGGCACAGGTTATATCGCAGGTCGAAGCAACTGCTAAAAAGATTCTACCTGAAGGATATCGGATAGTTTTAAGCGGCAACGCTCAGGCCTCGCGTGAATCTCTGCAAAGCTTGATGGGCGTATTGGTTCTCGGTATACTCGTTGCGTATATGATCCTGGCGTCACAGTTTAATAGTTATTCTCACCCCTTGTCCGTTTTGATGGCACTTCCTTTTAGTGTTTCCGGAGCACTCCTGGCGCTATTGCTGTTTAATCAGTCGATGAACATTTACAGTATGATCGGCTTAATTCTTTTGATGGGGCTTGTTAAGAAAAACTCGATCCTGTTGGTTGATTTTACGGATCAAATGCGTTCACAAGGGAAAAATATCAAGGACGCCCTTCAGGAGGCATGCCCTATTCGCTTACGTCCTATCCTGATGACAACGCTGGCAACTATTGCCGGTGCAATTCCCTCGGCGTTAGCCTTTGGTCCGGGCGCAGAGACCCGCATTCCTATGGCTATTGCAGTTATTGGCGGGTTAGTTGTTTCAACGCTGTTGACAATTTTTGTTGTTCCTTGTTTTTATAGCCTAATCGCGAGGGAAAAAAGAGTATCGGAAGAAATGAATATATCTATCCTGCAAGCTGAAGGAAGTAGTCTTAACTTCATCCCTGAATAA
- a CDS encoding flagellar hook-basal body complex protein FliE, with the protein MLDINPISSDIALDKGLSLPKGQSFGDSFKKTLINNLNETNKALVTADNLSQDFALGRNTDMHKVMMAMERASVAMQYTVQVRNKLVEGMQELLRMQV; encoded by the coding sequence ATGCTAGATATTAATCCTATTTCCTCAGACATAGCCCTTGATAAAGGACTGAGTTTGCCAAAAGGCCAGAGCTTCGGGGACAGTTTTAAAAAGACCTTAATCAATAACCTTAATGAAACCAACAAGGCTCTTGTAACTGCCGATAATTTATCCCAAGACTTTGCCTTAGGAAGAAATACGGATATGCATAAAGTGATGATGGCAATGGAACGAGCTTCGGTTGCTATGCAGTACACCGTGCAGGTTCGGAATAAGTTGGTTGAAGGAATGCAGGAATTACTGAGGATGCAGGTTTAA